The following proteins are co-located in the Bacteroidota bacterium genome:
- a CDS encoding type II toxin-antitoxin system RelE/ParE family toxin, with amino-acid sequence MSKDRQVIAYKKYFLDFYENQTGAVQAKIEWTLNLIKVTPHVPKKYFDHMTGTKGLYEIRVEVGSNIFRIFSFFDKGNLVVLGN; translated from the coding sequence GTGAGCAAAGACAGACAAGTTATCGCCTATAAAAAGTATTTTCTTGACTTTTATGAGAATCAAACTGGCGCTGTTCAAGCTAAAATTGAGTGGACATTAAATTTAATCAAAGTAACTCCTCATGTACCCAAAAAGTACTTTGATCACATGACCGGGACAAAAGGACTTTACGAAATTAGGGTTGAAGTAGGAAGCAATATTTTTAGAATATTTTCATTCTTTGACAAAGGAAATCTGGTGGTATTAGGAAATG